Part of the Marinobacterium rhizophilum genome is shown below.
GTGACAAGGCGCGAAAAGATGATCAGCAATGCCAGGGTGATCAGCAGCACCAGCGCGCTCTGGCTCAGCAGAATGTGCTGGCCGGTGCTCCAGAGGCGGTGGTAAAGAGCTTGCAGGTCCGTGGTGACCACCAGGCGCGCGAGCCGTCGCTGTTCGCCGCCGGGCAGCGTATGGACCAGCTCGAAGCTGTGCTGACGGTAGGCGCCGCTAAACCGCTGCAGATCCTGGCCCAGGTTGAGATCCGGCCCTGGGCCTGTGTCCTGGAGCTGCAGCGCCAGGGTATCAGGCAGGGTGAGGATGCCGTTGAGCTGCAGGCGCAGCTGGGCGTCATCGAGATCCCACAGGCTTCTGGCCAGGCTGGTGAGATAGCTGCTGCGTATCAGCTCGAGGCGCTGGTCGATGGCCTGCATTTCGCGGCGGTAGTCCAGGCTCAGCTGCAGGGCGGTGGACAGCAGAATAAAGATGAAGCTGCAGCCCAGTACGCGCAGCATCATGCGGTAGCCCAGCGGGTGCTCACGCGGGTAGCGCAGCAGTTGCCTGATGCCGGCGGGCTTAGTCATGCGCGGGCGCCTGGGGTTGCGGTGCCAGGTACTGCCGGCTGTAAAGCAGTTTCAGCCGGGACAGGCTGCCATCGGCGCGCAGTTCGCCCAGCCGGCGGTTGATGTAAGGCAGGTGCCGTTCCAGCTCGCCGCCACGACGCACCGCAATGTAGTAGTGTTCGGTCGTCAGGGAACGGGGTAGGGGTTCAATCTGCGTGTCCAGCTTGAGCCTGAGGCTTTGCAGCCGGCCGGTCTCGCGGCCCAGCGGCATATAGTCGATACGCCCCAGCGCCAGCTTGGCAAAGTTCTGCTCCCCGCTGGAGACCCATTCGACCCGGCCATTGCGGCGTACGAACTGGTCGTACTGATCACCGAAGCTGTCGCCCAGCAAGAGTCCGGCGGTTTTGTGCTGCAGGTCTTCTAGGGTGTTAAAGGCGAAGC
Proteins encoded:
- a CDS encoding substrate-binding periplasmic protein, producing MRWLATALFAGLVLPGAALAQNLVACGHPIYPPLSWDQDGELKGVAPHVVQHLFGELGYSVELAVRANWKRCLREARAGQVDIVVSAYITDERLEYLSYANDYVLDDPVAIFVNRERRFAFNTLEDLQHKTAGLLLGDSFGDQYDQFVRRNGRVEWVSSGEQNFAKLALGRIDYMPLGRETGRLQSLRLKLDTQIEPLPRSLTTEHYYIAVRRGGELERHLPYINRRLGELRADGSLSRLKLLYSRQYLAPQPQAPAHD